The Amblyomma americanum isolate KBUSLIRL-KWMA chromosome 6, ASM5285725v1, whole genome shotgun sequence genome has a window encoding:
- the LOC144095603 gene encoding uncharacterized protein LOC144095603, with the protein MFSSSSQNQPRVSVGEMPGTSGLQQAEARSPSDGTPPEEELEELDEEDEGAPCDTASTQERRDVAAGRPRQQQRSTRAEEVRQLLTETRPTNDLHEARAAEDATFHVRLLEEQRRTTTAVHSLTAAVTQLTAAVTETGAHMLHTAEAARADTMRLTEQVVLAVALIVRVLNNQVQPPQ; encoded by the exons ATGTTCTCTTCGTCCAGCCAG AACCAGCCCCGTGTGTCCGTGGGGGAGATGCCAGGGACGAGCGGCCTGCAGCAGGCAGAGGCGCGCTCTCCATCTG ATGGCACCCCCCCGGAAGAAGAGCTGGAGGAGCTGGACGAGGAGGACGAGGGCGCACCTTGTGACACAGCCT CTACACAGGAGCGGCGAGATGTGGCGGCGGGGCGtccaaggcagcagcagcggagcacgcGGGCGGAGGAGGTCCGCCAGCTGCTGACAGAGACGCGGCCGACCAATGACCTCCACGAAGCCCGTGCTGCTGAGGACGCCACGTTTCATGTGCGCCTCCTAGAG GAACAGCGGCGAACAACAACAGCAGTGCACAGCCTGACGGCGGCAGTGACACAGTTGACTGCCGCCGTCACAGAAACCGGGGCGCACATGCTGCACACTGCTGAGGCGGCAAGGGCCGATACGATGCGCCTCACCGAGCAAGTGGTACTTGCGGTGGCCCTGATTGTGCGTGTTTTGAACAATCAGGTACAGCCACCGCAGTAA